Proteins from one bacterium genomic window:
- a CDS encoding TIGR04283 family arsenosugar biosynthesis glycosyltransferase, whose product MISVIIPVLNEGQWITHCIEQLKHQTGVFEVIVSDGGSTDGTLERVSDLKNLSFPCTVVSGDKGRANQLNRGAQAAKGEVLLFLHVDCQLPPDAFKSVEQFLSDPQCIGGGFQKKYNPENMLMRLYRILINTIRTLWLRNLVGTNAIFVRSSVFHQLGGFKQVSLLEDVIFCDAMKKAGRMIIIKDPVIVSSRRYFSSGIVKRICIAAEVIIRFRLLGASPEELEMRYHRRMKKR is encoded by the coding sequence ATGATCTCTGTCATCATACCTGTCCTCAATGAAGGCCAGTGGATAACCCATTGTATTGAACAACTGAAACATCAGACCGGCGTATTCGAAGTTATCGTTTCCGACGGTGGCAGTACAGATGGAACGCTCGAACGTGTAAGTGATTTGAAAAATTTATCTTTTCCGTGCACCGTCGTATCGGGTGATAAAGGGCGAGCGAACCAACTTAATCGGGGAGCCCAAGCCGCTAAAGGTGAGGTACTGCTCTTTTTGCATGTAGATTGCCAACTTCCTCCGGATGCGTTTAAATCCGTCGAACAATTTCTGAGCGATCCCCAATGCATCGGCGGCGGATTTCAAAAAAAATATAATCCCGAAAATATGCTCATGCGATTGTACCGTATCCTCATCAATACGATCCGCACACTTTGGTTGCGTAATCTCGTTGGTACCAATGCGATCTTTGTCCGATCAAGCGTATTTCATCAGCTTGGCGGATTTAAACAAGTGTCTTTGTTGGAAGATGTGATATTTTGTGATGCAATGAAAAAGGCAGGGCGAATGATTATCATAAAAGATCCGGTTATCGTTTCGTCGCGCCGATATTTTTCTTCCGGTATCGTCAAGCGCATATGTATCGCGGCGGAAGTGATTATTCGTTTTCGTTTGCTGGGTGCTTCACCGGAAGAATTAGAAATGCGATATCATCGCAGAATGAAAAAACGATAG
- a CDS encoding TIGR04552 family protein, whose product MIDPKKKAPLYVPPVKNIFSPQEILYLSDMRLSDLEAIRLVLNGDSVIDWFRLDFHTPDQVQLFLQVNGYDLTNVQDHKRIEKIHREAVEYLDSKYPHRIPKEIRPESATIEQLLYLASQSARKNKHQFYACMVLKIMHTINHLDARELFHRCQMRASDLYFAVERKVEHAVTTMKNNEFHIVDFYGSHKDKMSMVTKLMAKKENHAAAIYDRIRFRIITQTLEDILPVLYFLGRTICPFNYVIPGSSHNNLIAFAELVEMFPNLRSYAKFLRRKDTHGFDPDEVSKENKFSSTSYRSINIVMDIPIRVDDFLYTPDFSEFGRIIFVPVEIQIMDQMTYQNNEIGEGSHSKYKQRQMDAVNQRLGLQQNGNSPG is encoded by the coding sequence ATGATTGATCCCAAGAAAAAAGCGCCGTTGTATGTTCCGCCGGTGAAAAATATTTTTTCTCCGCAGGAGATACTCTATCTCAGCGATATGCGTTTGAGTGATCTCGAAGCCATTCGGCTGGTACTCAACGGAGATTCGGTGATTGATTGGTTCCGTCTAGATTTTCATACACCGGATCAGGTTCAGCTTTTTTTACAAGTCAACGGCTACGATCTTACCAATGTGCAGGACCACAAACGTATTGAAAAAATTCATCGCGAAGCGGTCGAATATCTCGACAGTAAATACCCGCATCGTATACCCAAAGAAATCCGACCGGAATCGGCCACCATCGAACAACTTCTGTATCTCGCTTCACAGTCCGCACGAAAAAATAAACATCAATTTTATGCGTGTATGGTCCTCAAGATCATGCATACGATCAACCACCTGGATGCGCGCGAACTTTTCCACCGGTGCCAGATGCGGGCTTCGGATCTTTATTTTGCCGTCGAACGGAAAGTGGAACATGCCGTTACGACGATGAAAAATAACGAATTTCATATCGTTGATTTTTACGGAAGCCATAAAGACAAGATGAGCATGGTTACCAAACTGATGGCCAAGAAAGAAAATCATGCGGCGGCTATCTATGACCGTATCCGCTTTCGTATCATTACTCAGACGCTCGAAGACATACTGCCGGTATTGTATTTTTTAGGCCGCACGATTTGTCCGTTTAATTATGTTATTCCGGGGAGTTCGCATAATAATCTGATTGCCTTTGCAGAGCTCGTTGAGATGTTTCCCAATCTGAGATCGTACGCAAAATTTCTCAGACGAAAAGATACGCACGGTTTTGATCCGGATGAAGTATCCAAAGAAAATAAATTTTCAAGCACAAGCTATCGTTCCATCAATATCGTTATGGATATACCGATACGGGTGGATGATTTTTTATACACACCGGATTTTTCCGAATTTGGCCGTATTATTTTTGTGCCGGTCGAAATACAGATCATGGACCAGATGACGTACCAGAATAATGAGATCGGCGAGGGCAGCCATAGTAAATACAAACAGCGACAAATGGATGCTGTCAATCAACGTCTTGGTCTCCAACAAAACGGAAATTCTCCGGGATGA
- a CDS encoding PHP domain-containing protein: MIEKTSELWADLHMHSYYSDGILSPEAIVKYAAKIGLNCIAITDHDTVKAVDEATEAGNKHNVEVLTGIELSTTWDGRDIHVLGYCFDHTDAALDAQLQLYRDERRHRAIRIIDRLQKQGMEITIEEVEMKAGRGVIGRPHIADVMLSKKLAYNINDVFARFLGPDGTAYEDKYKISPRFAVELIEKAGGVAVLAHPTLNMKETHVYDMIKAGIHGIECIHPKHTADSTAYYRRLTVQYGLEESGGSDCHGRGQVPLIGQYRVPYSVVQRLKDRAQALRKVNA, encoded by the coding sequence ATGATCGAAAAAACGTCCGAACTTTGGGCCGATCTGCATATGCATTCCTATTATTCGGATGGCATATTATCGCCGGAAGCCATTGTAAAGTACGCCGCCAAAATCGGCCTGAACTGTATAGCGATCACCGATCATGACACGGTGAAGGCCGTGGATGAAGCCACAGAAGCGGGGAATAAACATAATGTGGAAGTCCTGACCGGCATAGAACTCAGCACGACTTGGGATGGACGCGATATTCACGTTTTGGGATATTGTTTTGATCACACCGATGCGGCATTGGATGCGCAACTGCAGCTTTACCGAGATGAGCGGCGCCACCGGGCCATACGTATTATTGACCGTCTTCAAAAACAAGGCATGGAGATTACGATCGAAGAAGTCGAAATGAAAGCCGGTCGCGGTGTGATCGGCAGACCGCACATTGCCGATGTGATGTTATCCAAAAAATTGGCGTACAATATCAACGATGTTTTTGCGCGGTTTCTCGGCCCTGACGGTACAGCCTATGAGGATAAATATAAAATTTCACCGCGTTTTGCCGTCGAGCTCATCGAAAAGGCCGGGGGTGTAGCCGTTTTGGCGCATCCTACGCTTAATATGAAAGAAACGCATGTCTATGATATGATCAAAGCCGGTATCCACGGAATCGAGTGCATTCATCCCAAACATACGGCCGATTCGACCGCATATTACCGACGCCTTACTGTACAATACGGACTCGAAGAAAGCGGCGGTTCCGATTGCCACGGGCGAGGGCAAGTGCCGCTCATAGGTCAGTACCGTGTCCCGTATTCCGTCGTCCAGCGACTCAAGGATCGCGCACAAGCTTTGCGCAAAGTAAACGCATGA
- a CDS encoding response regulator — translation MQKKVLIVDDEEDLTWSISKNLSKDKDSFDLICVNNAQEALNVLSQLPVDLVVSDIKMPGMSGLELLVKIKETYSTTKVIIMTAFGSAEVQREATDRGSLYYIEKPFEIEELRTLIHRALTEKKGFDGKVSDFQLSDLIQMNILGRMKAALVVNKDEEKGTLYFSDGNIVHAECGTLIGEEAFYKILAWENGRFEFRKGEDPEKETIDKGWQSLLLEGMRRKDEYSPETKTQIKEESRQEMLEKIKSSIAEFIKIKGVDLVAVIDDAGFSRASLFNEKKEERMDITLLSTIIPPGLEYLLKVDTELKGEGLRFITLDFNKKTIFMAPVPGRKEWLFVLCEPEVNLGGLRMAFKKQAPLLSELL, via the coding sequence ATGCAAAAAAAAGTACTCATAGTTGACGACGAAGAAGACCTTACGTGGAGCATTTCCAAAAATTTATCTAAAGACAAGGATAGTTTTGACCTGATCTGTGTCAATAACGCTCAAGAGGCGCTTAATGTTCTTTCCCAATTACCTGTGGATCTGGTAGTAAGCGACATCAAAATGCCGGGTATGTCCGGGTTGGAACTGCTTGTAAAAATCAAAGAAACGTATTCGACAACCAAGGTTATCATTATGACAGCCTTTGGTTCCGCCGAAGTTCAACGTGAAGCTACGGATCGCGGTTCGTTGTACTACATCGAAAAACCGTTTGAAATCGAAGAGCTGCGTACGCTGATACACCGTGCACTGACGGAGAAAAAAGGATTTGACGGTAAAGTTTCCGACTTTCAGTTGTCCGATCTTATCCAAATGAATATACTCGGGCGTATGAAAGCCGCCTTGGTGGTAAACAAAGATGAAGAGAAGGGAACATTATACTTTAGTGATGGTAATATTGTTCATGCCGAATGCGGTACGCTGATCGGCGAAGAAGCGTTTTATAAAATATTGGCATGGGAAAACGGACGTTTTGAATTTCGTAAAGGTGAAGATCCCGAAAAAGAGACTATAGATAAAGGGTGGCAAAGTCTTTTATTGGAAGGAATGCGCCGCAAAGATGAATATTCGCCCGAGACGAAAACGCAGATCAAAGAAGAATCGCGTCAGGAGATGCTCGAAAAAATAAAGTCATCTATAGCGGAGTTTATCAAAATCAAAGGTGTGGATCTGGTAGCTGTGATCGATGATGCCGGGTTTTCGAGAGCGTCGCTTTTTAATGAAAAAAAAGAAGAGCGTATGGATATCACGCTTCTGAGTACGATCATTCCACCAGGCTTGGAATATCTGCTGAAAGTGGATACGGAACTGAAAGGCGAAGGGCTTCGTTTTATCACTCTTGATTTCAATAAGAAAACCATTTTCATGGCGCCAGTGCCCGGTCGCAAAGAATGGTTATTTGTCTTATGCGAACCGGAAGTCAATCTCGGCGGACTTCGGATGGCTTTTAAAAAACAAGCGCCGCTATTATCGGAATTACTCTAA
- a CDS encoding response regulator, giving the protein MKKKATIVICDPHPDSASALTEILVSNDYALVHAHDGHDVLDKVKSLDYDLALIATDTYAMDGFQVCRLLKESERTRHIPVMLASGMSDKVTRNRAIQAGADEFITKPYNRVELLSRVVNLLRIKHLHDRLENLISEKETEKRKLEERTRELQLLSDIARIVISLKEQKIVLAEIIDKITAAFGVEVALLITREGSDWAIHTLSSHISEKHIGTLLPHGGSIFEYIERYEKPMIVNDAVRDERIPAAIYALTPNPLRAAICTPIYIRGQLMGVMMIINKKTQMGFEHGDLSLLMTVSGQIALAMENMQLFNKLSDFNRNLQDQIRQATHALVDLKNFNESILHNVSAGIITADFSGRILFVNRAAKSILGYSDNELLDHKMETIFGREEASRMLHPTVENESAPGNAEVQVRQKDGTRLFLGFTTTMRYDVDHNMVGYIISFKDISLVKSMHETIMRMDRLAASGALTSAIAHEIRNPLAGIKTIAQALQKELPPDDPRHEYVYRIIKQINRLNDLLKAFFTYAKPVRPEKKACALPELIQEIKALLKARAETDHIEIHEAYDEKLVPIEVDENQFSQVMLNLMMNAMDAIGQGGRIAILAQSVQRTPLNNYDLPVTMAEIRVSDTGKGIPQEQVRSIFDPFFTTKPGGIGLGLSIVYRIVQEHGGEIKVESVPGKGTTFIMHIPCAEKSKSILENRHTLTTTI; this is encoded by the coding sequence ATGAAGAAAAAAGCCACTATCGTAATTTGTGACCCGCATCCGGACTCCGCGTCCGCATTGACGGAAATTCTCGTCTCCAACGATTATGCATTGGTTCATGCACATGACGGCCACGATGTGCTCGATAAGGTAAAAAGCCTCGATTATGATTTGGCGCTGATTGCTACCGATACGTATGCGATGGACGGCTTTCAGGTGTGCCGTTTGCTTAAAGAGAGCGAACGAACGCGGCATATTCCGGTGATGCTGGCTTCCGGTATGTCCGATAAAGTAACGCGCAATCGCGCGATACAGGCGGGTGCGGACGAATTTATCACGAAACCGTACAATCGTGTCGAACTGTTGTCGCGTGTCGTCAACCTCTTGCGCATCAAGCATCTGCACGATCGTTTGGAAAATTTGATATCTGAAAAAGAAACCGAAAAACGTAAATTAGAAGAACGTACCCGCGAACTGCAACTTCTATCGGACATAGCGCGGATTGTTATTTCGCTCAAAGAACAGAAAATCGTATTAGCGGAAATTATTGATAAAATAACGGCCGCGTTTGGCGTCGAAGTTGCTCTGCTCATAACGCGGGAAGGATCGGACTGGGCGATTCATACATTGTCATCTCATATTTCCGAAAAACACATCGGGACGTTATTACCGCATGGCGGTTCGATTTTTGAATATATCGAGCGTTATGAAAAGCCGATGATCGTCAATGATGCCGTTCGCGATGAAAGGATACCCGCGGCGATTTATGCACTGACGCCCAATCCGTTGCGTGCAGCGATATGTACACCCATATACATACGCGGTCAGCTCATGGGGGTGATGATGATCATCAATAAAAAAACACAGATGGGTTTCGAACACGGCGACCTTTCATTACTCATGACGGTGTCCGGTCAAATCGCCTTAGCGATGGAGAATATGCAGCTTTTTAATAAGTTGTCGGATTTCAATCGTAACTTGCAGGATCAAATTCGGCAGGCGACGCATGCATTGGTGGATTTGAAAAATTTTAATGAGAGTATTTTGCACAATGTCAGCGCCGGTATCATCACGGCTGATTTTTCCGGGCGCATTTTATTTGTCAATCGTGCCGCCAAATCCATTTTAGGATATTCCGATAACGAATTGCTCGATCACAAAATGGAAACAATTTTTGGTCGCGAAGAGGCCTCACGCATGCTTCATCCGACGGTAGAAAATGAATCCGCCCCGGGCAATGCGGAGGTGCAGGTTCGACAAAAAGACGGTACACGCCTTTTTCTAGGTTTTACGACCACTATGCGTTACGACGTCGACCACAACATGGTAGGGTATATTATCAGTTTCAAAGATATTTCCCTGGTCAAATCCATGCATGAGACGATCATGCGAATGGATCGTCTCGCCGCATCGGGCGCATTGACCAGTGCCATTGCGCATGAAATTCGCAACCCTTTGGCGGGCATTAAAACCATCGCACAGGCCCTTCAAAAGGAACTGCCGCCCGATGACCCGCGCCATGAGTATGTTTATCGCATTATCAAACAGATTAACCGGCTCAACGATTTGCTTAAAGCTTTTTTCACCTATGCCAAACCCGTGCGCCCGGAGAAAAAAGCCTGTGCACTGCCGGAACTGATACAAGAAATCAAGGCTCTTTTGAAAGCGCGTGCCGAGACGGATCACATCGAAATACACGAAGCGTATGACGAAAAACTTGTGCCCATCGAGGTGGATGAAAATCAATTTTCGCAAGTCATGCTTAATCTTATGATGAACGCTATGGATGCGATCGGTCAAGGAGGGCGCATCGCGATCCTTGCTCAATCCGTTCAGCGTACACCGCTGAATAACTATGATTTACCGGTAACTATGGCGGAAATACGCGTCAGCGATACGGGGAAAGGTATTCCTCAAGAGCAAGTTCGTTCCATTTTTGATCCTTTTTTTACGACTAAACCCGGTGGTATCGGGTTAGGTCTTTCGATCGTGTATCGTATCGTGCAGGAGCACGGAGGTGAAATCAAAGTGGAAAGTGTACCGGGTAAAGGTACAACATTCATCATGCACATACCTTGTGCAGAAAAATCAAAATCTATATTGGAAAACCGGCATACATTGACAACAACCATCTAA
- a CDS encoding Crp/Fnr family transcriptional regulator has protein sequence MNDNKSVTRKLETLKIVPIFSGLGIKDLEKIANVAFQRSYTKEQVVLFEDEGGQTLFIVMTGQVKISRISEDGREVILAVMAEGDFFGELSLLDGQSRSANVVCTKDAEMLLINRDDFLNLLSEFPQIAIQLLRELASRMRKSDSQIKNLSLKNSTGKVAGTIARLAEDIGIPNNGSTIEIPNLPTQQDLANMSGTSRETISRVLQRFINDGYVSKDGNKLVIRDFEKFKKDLV, from the coding sequence ATGAACGATAACAAATCCGTAACGCGGAAACTTGAGACGCTAAAAATAGTACCTATTTTTTCCGGCCTTGGTATTAAAGACCTGGAGAAAATAGCGAACGTAGCCTTTCAACGCAGTTACACAAAAGAGCAGGTTGTGCTTTTCGAGGATGAAGGCGGCCAAACGCTCTTTATTGTGATGACCGGGCAAGTCAAAATTTCACGCATCAGTGAAGATGGCCGTGAAGTAATATTGGCTGTTATGGCGGAGGGAGATTTTTTTGGCGAATTGTCGTTGCTAGATGGCCAGTCGCGTTCGGCTAATGTGGTTTGTACAAAAGATGCAGAGATGCTTCTTATTAACCGGGATGATTTTCTCAACTTACTTAGTGAATTTCCGCAAATCGCTATCCAACTTCTGCGTGAATTGGCAAGTCGTATGCGAAAATCCGATTCTCAGATTAAAAATCTATCGCTGAAAAATTCGACCGGCAAAGTAGCCGGTACGATCGCACGCTTAGCCGAAGATATTGGTATTCCCAATAACGGCAGTACCATCGAAATTCCCAATTTACCGACGCAACAGGACTTGGCCAATATGTCAGGAACAAGTCGCGAGACGATCTCCCGGGTGCTACAGCGTTTTATCAATGATGGTTATGTATCTAAAGATGGTAATAAACTTGTGATCAGAGATTTTGAAAAATTTAAAAAAGATTTGGTTTAA